In a genomic window of Helianthus annuus cultivar XRQ/B chromosome 10, HanXRQr2.0-SUNRISE, whole genome shotgun sequence:
- the LOC110885252 gene encoding uncharacterized protein LOC110885252 isoform X1, translated as MTYPNCFEIIEPVVAPTYKTLKSMAANDRSLIELPNLNLEDVLSKLPLPSLIACCGVSKSLLNLIKNDSDFARMHFAKSEPQLMTQIQRHPGSSIYLIDLDTDTTSRVEVEPNFNIPLDGFYITQSCNGLLLLERMSKAKGVHRCMLYNPVTGECTLLPEIKHVYIDATFVFLYCPKTNQFEVVCLNPDSDVSSDSDHDPDTDSDPEVNSDSEMVYPEDDVMGAIYVTGSDSWESLGKLPFSPHHPCHLEKAVHWICVDEATKFNVWVMKEYGVKDSWSREFVIDTTVWGEYDLHWCFTPVICRNNGDVVMVSIFGYILFYDLLTKKGRIVNHRRLWTAMTHTPSLISLRDVVRGTNLEVVNVAPRVADPGLNLELAATFSEVGLQVGLLPADPTTLAWQINSSMKQIRFLIMVCQM; from the exons ATGACCTACCCCAATTGCTTTGAGATCATCGAACCGGTGGTTGCTCCTACGTACAAAACCCTAAAATCAATGGCAGCAAATGACCGATCCCTGATTGAGCTCCCAAATCTCAATCTGGAAGATGTTCTTTCAAAGCTGCCATTACCATCTCTCATTGCTTGTTGCGGTGTTTCCAAGTCCCTCTTGAATCTCATTAAAAATGATTCAGATTTTGCACGAATGCATTTTGCAAAATCAGAACCCCAATTAATGACTCAGATTCAGAGGCACCCGGGTTCAAGTATCTACTTGATTGATTTGGATACTGATACAACTTCGCGAGTTGAAGTTGAGCCTAATTTCAACATCCCGTTAGATGGTTTTTATATAACACAATCGTGTAACGGATTACTTCTTTTGGAGAGAATGAGCAAAGCTAAAGGTGTTCACCGGTGTATGCTATACAATCCTGTTACAGGTGAATGCACACTGCTTCCTGAaattaaacatgtttatataGACGCTACGTTTGTGTTTCTTTACTGCCCGAAAACAAACCAGTTTGAAGTTGTCTGTTTGAATCCAGATTCAGATGTTTCATCTGATTCAGATCATGATCCCGATACTGATTCAGACCCAGAAGTTAATTCTGATTCGGAAATGGTGTATCCAGAAGATGATGTGATGGGGGCGATCTATGTAACGGGGTCTGACTCATGGGAGTCTCTTGGCAAATTACCCTTTTCTCCTCACCATCCATGCCACTTGGAAAAAGCTGTTCATTGGATATGCGTGGACG AAGCAACAAAGTTTAATGTTTGGGTAATGAAGGAGTATGGCGTGAAAGATTCATGGAGTAGAGAATTTGTGATCGACACCACTGTTTGGGGTGAGTACGACCTCCACTGGTGTTTTACGCCTGTGATATGCAGAAACAATGGGGACGTAGTGATGGTTAGTATATTtggttatattttattttatgacTTGTTAACAAAGAAGGGTAGAATCGTAAATCACCGGCGACTTTGGACTGCAATGACGCATACTCCTAGCTTAATTTCATTGAGGGATGTTGTGAGAGGTACCAACTTGGAAGTGGTAAATGTGGCACCAAG GGTTGCTGATCCAGGGTTGAATCTGGAGTTAGCAGCAACTTTCTCAGAGGTCGGACTACAAGTTGGACTGTTGCCTGCCGATCCAACTACTCTTGCTTGGCAGATTAATTCTAGTATGAAACAAATAAGGTTTTTAATCATGGTATGTCAAATGTAA
- the LOC110885252 gene encoding uncharacterized protein LOC110885252 isoform X2 gives MTYPNCFEIIEPVVAPTYKTLKSMAANDRSLIELPNLNLEDVLSKLPLPSLIACCGVSKSLLNLIKNDSDFARMHFAKSEPQLMTQIQRHPGSSIYLIDLDTDTTSRVEVEPNFNIPLDGFYITQSCNGLLLLERMSKAKGVHRCMLYNPVTDSDVSSDSDHDPDTDSDPEVNSDSEMVYPEDDVMGAIYVTGSDSWESLGKLPFSPHHPCHLEKAVHWICVDEATKFNVWVMKEYGVKDSWSREFVIDTTVWGEYDLHWCFTPVICRNNGDVVMVSIFGYILFYDLLTKKGRIVNHRRLWTAMTHTPSLISLRDVVRGTNLEVVNVAPRVADPGLNLELAATFSEVGLQVGLLPADPTTLAWQINSSMKQIRFLIMVCQM, from the exons ATGACCTACCCCAATTGCTTTGAGATCATCGAACCGGTGGTTGCTCCTACGTACAAAACCCTAAAATCAATGGCAGCAAATGACCGATCCCTGATTGAGCTCCCAAATCTCAATCTGGAAGATGTTCTTTCAAAGCTGCCATTACCATCTCTCATTGCTTGTTGCGGTGTTTCCAAGTCCCTCTTGAATCTCATTAAAAATGATTCAGATTTTGCACGAATGCATTTTGCAAAATCAGAACCCCAATTAATGACTCAGATTCAGAGGCACCCGGGTTCAAGTATCTACTTGATTGATTTGGATACTGATACAACTTCGCGAGTTGAAGTTGAGCCTAATTTCAACATCCCGTTAGATGGTTTTTATATAACACAATCGTGTAACGGATTACTTCTTTTGGAGAGAATGAGCAAAGCTAAAGGTGTTCACCGGTGTATGCTATACAATCCTGTTACAG ATTCAGATGTTTCATCTGATTCAGATCATGATCCCGATACTGATTCAGACCCAGAAGTTAATTCTGATTCGGAAATGGTGTATCCAGAAGATGATGTGATGGGGGCGATCTATGTAACGGGGTCTGACTCATGGGAGTCTCTTGGCAAATTACCCTTTTCTCCTCACCATCCATGCCACTTGGAAAAAGCTGTTCATTGGATATGCGTGGACG AAGCAACAAAGTTTAATGTTTGGGTAATGAAGGAGTATGGCGTGAAAGATTCATGGAGTAGAGAATTTGTGATCGACACCACTGTTTGGGGTGAGTACGACCTCCACTGGTGTTTTACGCCTGTGATATGCAGAAACAATGGGGACGTAGTGATGGTTAGTATATTtggttatattttattttatgacTTGTTAACAAAGAAGGGTAGAATCGTAAATCACCGGCGACTTTGGACTGCAATGACGCATACTCCTAGCTTAATTTCATTGAGGGATGTTGTGAGAGGTACCAACTTGGAAGTGGTAAATGTGGCACCAAG GGTTGCTGATCCAGGGTTGAATCTGGAGTTAGCAGCAACTTTCTCAGAGGTCGGACTACAAGTTGGACTGTTGCCTGCCGATCCAACTACTCTTGCTTGGCAGATTAATTCTAGTATGAAACAAATAAGGTTTTTAATCATGGTATGTCAAATGTAA
- the LOC110881873 gene encoding uncharacterized protein LOC110881873 gives MIKHVSDHDTISEDSDDPEHYSDIVYSEGEAIGEIYVKGSDSWESLGNLPFSPLTIYDPCHLEKAVHWICADVTIPNLIVSFNFETHEFGEIPGPAHVGKTHANPFYDLNLVVLGNRLSVFDRFTTRRMFNIWVMKEYGVKDSWSREFVFDTTACGVDLYRFCTPVTCRNDGELVVVSVHGLIVFYDLLKKTGRIVDHPPLIFPTGVVMHTPSLMSLRDVVRGTNLEVVNVAPRLADPNSSARNNLEISTFSEEAGAAN, from the exons atgattaaacatgTGTCAGATCATGATACCATATCAGAGGATTCAGACGATCCAGAACATTATTCAGATATAGTTTATTCGGAAGGTGAGGCCATAGGGGAGATCTATGTGAAGGGTTCTGATTCATGGGAGTCCCTTGGCAATTTACCCTTCTCTCCCCTTACTATTTACGATCCATGCCACTTGGAAAAAGCTGTTCATTGGATATGTGCAGACGTGACCATTCCAAATCTCATAGTTTCCTTCAATTTCGAGACTCATGAATTTGGGGAAATTCCGGGCCCGGCCCATGTGGGAAAGACTCATGCAAATCCATTTTATGATTTAAACCTGGTTGTTCTTGGTAACCGTCTTTCAGTTTTTGATCGTTTTACAACAAGACGAATGTTTAATATTTGGGTAATGAAGGAGTACGGCGTGAAGGATTCATGGAGTAGAGAATTTGTGTTTGACACCACTGCTTGTGGTGTAGATCTCTACCGTTTTTGTACACCTGTAACATGCAGAAACGATGGGGAACTTGTGGTGGTGAGTGTTCATGGTTTAATTGTATTTTATGACTTGTTGAAGAAGACGGGTAGAATCGTAGATCACCCGCCACTTATATTTCCAACTGGAGTAGTGATGCATACTCCTAGCTTAATGTCATTGAGGGATGTTGTGAGAGGTACCAACTTGGAAGTGGTAAATGTGGCACCAAG GCTTGCTGATCCAAATTCGAGCGCGCGTAACAATCTAGAGATATCAACTTTCTCAGAGGAGGCCGGGGCTGCAAATTGA